Proteins found in one Miscanthus floridulus cultivar M001 chromosome 4, ASM1932011v1, whole genome shotgun sequence genomic segment:
- the LOC136548665 gene encoding uncharacterized protein, which yields MAVPSYLSWSESPITFVQRDHPSHVTRPGRYPLIIDPIIHKKRLTKVLMDGGSGLNILYVNTLDAMCIPWLELCPAGSPFHGVILGAQAYPLRQIDLPVMFDNQANFCSEVLTFEVVDFLGSYHAILGHPCYAIFMAISNYTYLKLKMLGPNGIITVGSTFSHAFTCNHKNFELATMVIKSSKLP from the coding sequence ATGGCTGTCCCCTCCTACCtaagctggtcggaatctccgatcactttcgttcagagggaccatccctcccatgtcactagaccaggacgctacccgctcatcattgaTCCCATCATCCACaaaaagcgcctcaccaaggtgctgatggatggaggtagtggcctcaacatcctctacgtcaacaccctcgatgccatgtgcatcccctggtTGGAACTCTGcccagcgggctctcccttccacggcgtgatcctaggagcgcaggcatacccgctcaggcagatcgacctacctgtCATGTTTGACAAccaagccaacttctgctcggaggtcctcacctttgaagtggtggacttcctagggtcctaccatgccatcttggggcaccCATGCTATGCCATATTCATGGCAatctccaactacacctacctcaagctaaagatgctaggaccgaatggcatcatcaccgtgggcagcaccttctcgcacgccttcacgtgcaaCCATAAGAATTTCGAGCtcgccaccatggtcatcaaGTCGTCCAAGCTCCCGTAA